In the genome of Carnobacterium viridans, one region contains:
- the pyk gene encoding pyruvate kinase: MKKTKIVCTIGPASETVEQLVQMIDAGMNVARLNFSHGDFEEHGARIKNIREASKRTGKMVGILLDTKGPEMRTHNMKDGRVDFEAGDIVRISMTEIEGTKEKFSISYPELINDVNPGTHILLDDGLVDLEVTDLDHANGEIVVLVKNPGTLKNKKGVNVPGVSVNLPGITDKDAADIRFGLENDIDYIAASFVRRASDVLEITQILEEENMTHVQIIPKIENQEGVDNIDEILKVSDGLMVARGDLGVEIPTEEVPIVQKALIQKCNQAGKPVITATQMLDSMQQNPRPTRAEASDVANAIFDGTDAIMLSGETAAGDYPIEAVQTMARIAVRTEEALVNQDAFALKAYSQTDMTEAIGQSVGHTARNLNIQTIVAATESGHTARMIAKYRPKANIVAVTFTERQMRGLALTWGVSPVVSEKPASTDDMFNLATKIAQETGFASAGDLIIITAGVPVGERGTTNLMKIQLIGTKLASGQGVGSDAVIGKATVATSAEEANKNAVEGGILVVKTTDKDYLPAIEKSSALVVEQGGLTSHAAVIAIAMSIPVIVNVENATTLITNDELITVDSRRGIVYRGATTAI, encoded by the coding sequence ATGAAAAAAACGAAGATTGTATGTACGATTGGTCCAGCAAGTGAAACAGTTGAACAACTGGTTCAAATGATAGATGCAGGTATGAACGTAGCCCGCTTAAATTTTTCACATGGTGATTTTGAAGAGCATGGTGCACGTATCAAAAATATTCGTGAAGCCTCAAAACGTACTGGCAAAATGGTAGGAATTCTATTAGATACAAAAGGTCCTGAAATGCGTACGCATAACATGAAAGACGGTCGTGTGGATTTTGAAGCAGGAGACATTGTTCGTATCTCAATGACAGAAATTGAAGGAACAAAAGAAAAATTCTCAATCAGTTACCCTGAATTAATCAATGACGTAAACCCAGGAACTCATATTTTATTAGATGATGGTTTAGTAGATCTTGAAGTAACAGACTTAGACCATGCAAATGGTGAAATTGTTGTTTTAGTTAAAAACCCAGGAACATTGAAAAACAAAAAAGGTGTTAACGTACCAGGCGTATCTGTTAACTTACCAGGTATCACTGATAAAGATGCTGCTGATATTCGTTTTGGTTTAGAAAATGATATTGACTATATTGCTGCAAGTTTCGTACGTCGTGCAAGTGATGTATTAGAAATCACACAAATTCTTGAAGAAGAAAACATGACACACGTTCAAATCATTCCTAAGATTGAAAACCAAGAAGGCGTAGATAACATTGACGAAATCTTAAAAGTTTCAGACGGATTAATGGTTGCACGTGGAGACTTAGGAGTTGAAATTCCTACAGAAGAAGTTCCTATCGTTCAAAAAGCACTTATCCAAAAATGTAATCAAGCTGGTAAACCAGTTATCACAGCTACACAAATGTTAGACTCAATGCAACAAAACCCACGTCCAACTCGTGCGGAAGCAAGTGACGTTGCAAATGCTATTTTTGATGGTACAGATGCTATTATGCTTTCTGGAGAAACTGCTGCTGGGGATTACCCTATTGAAGCTGTACAAACGATGGCACGTATTGCTGTTCGTACAGAAGAAGCATTAGTAAATCAAGATGCATTTGCATTAAAAGCTTACAGCCAAACAGATATGACTGAAGCTATTGGTCAATCAGTAGGACATACTGCTCGTAACTTGAACATTCAAACAATTGTTGCAGCAACTGAATCTGGACATACTGCACGCATGATTGCAAAATACCGTCCAAAAGCTAATATTGTTGCGGTTACATTTACAGAACGTCAAATGCGTGGGTTAGCATTAACATGGGGTGTTTCTCCAGTCGTTTCTGAAAAACCTGCTTCAACTGATGATATGTTTAATCTTGCTACTAAAATCGCTCAAGAAACTGGATTTGCTTCTGCAGGAGATTTAATTATCATTACTGCTGGTGTACCAGTTGGAGAACGTGGAACAACTAACTTAATGAAAATCCAATTAATTGGAACTAAATTAGCTAGTGGTCAAGGTGTAGGATCAGATGCTGTTATTGGTAAAGCAACTGTCGCAACAAGTGCTGAAGAAGCAAATAAAAATGCTGTTGAAGGTGGAATTTTAGTTGTTAAAACAACAGATAAAGACTACTTGCCAGCAATTGAAAAATCATCAGCTTTAGTAGTAGAACAAGGCGGTTTGACTAGTCATGCAGCTGTTATTGCTATTGCAATGAGCATTCCTGTAATTGTGAATGTTGAAAATGCAACAACACTTATTACAAATGATGAATTAATTACTGTTGACTCACGTCGTGGAATTGTTTATCGTGGAGCTACAACAGCAATCTAA
- the pfkA gene encoding 6-phosphofructokinase — protein sequence MKRIAVLTSGGDAPGMNAAIRAVVRKGLYEGMEVYGINYGYAGLVAGDIRKLTRRDVGDKISRGGTFLYSARYPEFATEEGQLKGIEQLNKFGIEGLVVIGGDGSYMGASALTKHGYPTVALPGTIDNDIPGTDFCIGFDTAINTVLDSVDKIRDTATSHVRTFIIEVMGRNAGDIALWTGVAGGAEQIIIPETEFNMEEIASTIQKGRERGKKHSIIILAEGVMNGNDFADELSKHGDYQARVTVLGHVQRGGSPTARDRVLSSVFGARAVDLLKVGKGGLCIGIVDNKIVENDIVETLKTKKHMPDVSLYKLNQEISY from the coding sequence ATGAAACGTATTGCTGTTTTGACAAGTGGTGGAGATGCTCCAGGAATGAATGCAGCTATTCGAGCTGTTGTGCGTAAAGGTCTTTACGAAGGTATGGAAGTCTATGGTATTAACTATGGTTATGCTGGCTTAGTAGCTGGTGATATACGTAAATTAACTCGTAGAGATGTAGGTGATAAGATTTCGAGAGGTGGAACTTTTCTCTATTCTGCTCGTTATCCTGAATTTGCTACTGAAGAAGGTCAACTAAAAGGTATTGAACAACTAAATAAATTTGGGATTGAAGGTTTAGTCGTTATTGGTGGAGATGGTTCTTATATGGGAGCTTCTGCTTTAACGAAACACGGCTATCCAACTGTAGCTTTACCAGGTACGATCGACAACGATATTCCAGGGACTGATTTCTGTATCGGATTTGATACGGCTATTAATACCGTATTAGATTCTGTTGATAAAATCCGTGATACTGCAACAAGTCACGTGCGTACTTTCATTATTGAAGTTATGGGACGTAATGCAGGAGATATTGCATTATGGACTGGTGTAGCAGGAGGAGCAGAACAAATTATTATTCCTGAAACAGAATTTAATATGGAAGAAATTGCAAGCACGATTCAAAAGGGTCGTGAACGTGGTAAAAAACATAGTATCATAATTTTAGCTGAAGGCGTAATGAATGGAAACGACTTTGCAGATGAATTATCAAAACATGGTGATTACCAAGCTCGTGTTACGGTTCTAGGACATGTTCAGCGTGGAGGTTCTCCAACTGCTCGTGACCGAGTATTATCAAGTGTTTTTGGTGCGAGAGCTGTTGATTTACTAAAAGTTGGTAAAGGCGGATTATGTATAGGAATCGTAGACAACAAAATTGTTGAAAATGATATTGTCGAAACCTTAAAAACAAAAAAACATATGCCAGATGTCAGCTTATATAAATTAAATCAAGAAATATCTTATTAA
- the clpB gene encoding ATP-dependent chaperone ClpB, whose amino-acid sequence MDIEKMTTTMQQTLGEAQSIAVTRKHQEIDLLHLWKVFLTPDHFARGLYQSLGIDTDDFEFFVDQELDNYPTVEGSNVQYGQGMSQNLFRLLTEADTLRAEFQDDFLSTEIILLALMKLKNHSLTKYLSKNGLTEKALKAEIEKIRGGDRVTSQNQEETYQALEKYGTDLVKAVRSGDQDPVIGRDDEIRDVIRILSRKTKNNPVLIGEPGVGKTAIVEGLAQRIVRKDVPENLKGKTIFSLDMGALIAGAKYRGEFEERLKAVLKEVKKSEGQIILFIDEIHTIVGAGKTEGSMDAGNLLKPMLARGELHCIGATTLDEYRKYMETDKALERRFQKVLVDEPTVEETISILRGLKERFEIHHSVNIHDNALVAAATLSNRYITDRFLPDKAIDLIDEACATIRVEMNSRPTELDQVSRRLMQLEIEEAALKKEKDDASIRRLDIIQEELSNLREEANQLKMKWETEKEEVAKLRNKRAEIEKARHELEEAESNYDLERAAVLRHGQIPALEKELKKLEEEQLAAQGNSIRLVQESVTDEEIAVVIGRMTGIPVSRLVKGEREKLMHLDTSLSERVIGQDEAVQSVSDAVIRARAGIQDPNRPLGSFLFLGPTGVGKTELAKALAENLFDSQDHMVRIDMSEYMEKHTVSRLIGAPPGYVGYDEGGQLTEAVRRSPYTIVLLDEIEKAHPDVFNILLQVLDDGRLTDSKGRMVDFKNTVLIMTSNIGSDLLLEGTDEQGQIKEATKEHVMSLLKTSFKPEFLNRIDDTILFAPLSIQVVKKIVLKLVHNLSKRLAEQDIELTISNEAQIWIAEKAYDPMYGARPLKRFITKEVETPLAKGIISGEIPPKSKVTITLKEDQLSYETVMLND is encoded by the coding sequence TTTATCAATCTCTCGGAATCGATACAGATGATTTTGAATTTTTTGTAGACCAAGAATTAGACAATTATCCAACTGTGGAAGGCTCAAATGTTCAATATGGACAAGGAATGAGCCAAAATTTATTTCGATTGCTAACGGAAGCTGATACTTTAAGGGCTGAATTTCAAGATGATTTCCTTTCAACCGAAATTATTTTGCTAGCACTTATGAAATTAAAGAACCACAGCTTGACAAAGTATTTAAGCAAAAATGGATTAACTGAAAAAGCATTAAAAGCTGAAATTGAAAAAATAAGAGGAGGAGATCGCGTGACCTCACAAAATCAAGAAGAAACTTATCAAGCACTTGAAAAATATGGAACTGATTTGGTTAAGGCGGTAAGAAGCGGAGACCAAGATCCAGTCATTGGAAGAGATGATGAAATTCGTGATGTGATTCGTATTTTATCTCGTAAAACAAAGAATAACCCTGTACTGATTGGAGAACCCGGTGTTGGTAAAACGGCCATAGTAGAAGGGTTGGCACAACGAATCGTTCGAAAAGATGTTCCCGAAAACTTAAAAGGAAAAACTATTTTTTCATTAGATATGGGCGCGTTGATCGCAGGAGCTAAATACCGTGGTGAATTTGAAGAACGGTTAAAAGCAGTCTTAAAAGAAGTGAAAAAAAGCGAAGGGCAAATCATCTTATTTATTGATGAGATCCACACTATTGTAGGTGCAGGTAAAACAGAAGGCAGCATGGATGCAGGAAATCTATTGAAGCCTATGTTAGCTCGTGGCGAATTGCACTGTATTGGTGCAACCACACTAGATGAATACCGGAAATACATGGAAACGGATAAAGCGCTGGAAAGACGCTTCCAGAAAGTACTCGTTGATGAGCCAACTGTAGAAGAAACCATCAGTATTTTAAGAGGACTAAAGGAACGTTTTGAAATTCACCATAGTGTAAATATCCATGACAATGCTTTAGTTGCTGCTGCAACGTTATCGAACCGCTACATTACGGATCGTTTTTTACCGGATAAAGCCATTGATTTAATAGATGAAGCTTGTGCAACGATTCGAGTGGAGATGAATTCACGACCTACTGAATTGGATCAAGTTTCGCGTCGTTTGATGCAGCTGGAAATCGAAGAAGCAGCGTTGAAAAAAGAGAAAGATGATGCTAGCATCCGAAGATTAGATATCATTCAAGAAGAATTATCTAATCTTCGTGAAGAAGCCAATCAGTTGAAAATGAAATGGGAAACTGAAAAAGAAGAAGTCGCTAAATTGCGTAATAAACGTGCTGAAATTGAAAAAGCGCGTCATGAGTTAGAAGAAGCTGAAAGTAACTATGACCTAGAACGTGCCGCTGTTTTAAGACATGGGCAAATTCCTGCTTTAGAAAAAGAATTGAAAAAGCTGGAAGAGGAACAATTAGCTGCCCAAGGCAATTCAATCAGACTTGTGCAAGAATCGGTAACGGATGAAGAAATTGCTGTCGTTATTGGTCGGATGACGGGTATTCCTGTTAGTAGATTAGTTAAGGGAGAACGTGAAAAATTAATGCACTTAGATACGTCATTAAGTGAACGCGTTATCGGTCAAGATGAAGCGGTACAAAGTGTATCAGATGCGGTTATCCGGGCTCGAGCTGGTATACAAGATCCTAATCGTCCGCTAGGTTCATTCCTGTTTCTAGGACCTACTGGTGTAGGGAAAACCGAATTAGCTAAAGCTTTAGCCGAAAACTTGTTTGACTCGCAAGATCATATGGTGCGAATCGATATGAGCGAATATATGGAAAAACATACTGTTTCAAGATTGATAGGAGCACCTCCAGGTTATGTTGGATATGATGAGGGAGGGCAATTGACCGAAGCGGTAAGAAGAAGTCCGTATACTATTGTCTTGTTAGATGAAATTGAGAAAGCTCATCCGGATGTATTTAATATTTTATTACAGGTATTAGATGATGGACGCCTAACCGATTCTAAAGGCAGAATGGTCGATTTTAAAAATACCGTTTTAATTATGACAAGTAACATTGGTTCTGATTTATTGTTGGAAGGCACGGATGAACAAGGACAAATAAAAGAAGCGACAAAAGAACATGTGATGTCATTATTAAAAACATCCTTTAAACCAGAGTTCTTAAATCGAATCGATGATACAATTTTATTTGCACCACTTAGCATACAAGTTGTGAAGAAGATTGTTCTCAAATTAGTACACAATTTGTCAAAACGTCTAGCAGAACAAGATATTGAACTGACTATTTCAAATGAGGCACAAATATGGATAGCGGAAAAAGCTTATGATCCTATGTATGGTGCGAGACCGTTGAAGAGATTTATTACTAAAGAAGTGGAGACACCTTTAGCTAAAGGAATCATTTCTGGAGAAATCCCACCAAAATCTAAAGTAACAATTACACTAAAAGAGGATCAACTATCTTATGAGACAGTGATGTTAAATGATTAA
- a CDS encoding YjzD family protein, which produces MKYLVTLFWGFLIGQAVNYIGSSLSSGSYNFVMASAIGLFIGVMVILIAKSFPDQKHGHATK; this is translated from the coding sequence ATGAAATATTTAGTGACATTATTTTGGGGATTCCTTATAGGACAAGCTGTAAATTACATTGGTAGCTCATTATCAAGCGGTTCGTATAACTTTGTTATGGCATCCGCTATTGGCTTATTTATTGGCGTTATGGTTATTTTAATTGCCAAGTCTTTTCCTGATCAAAAACATGGACATGCAACTAAATAA
- the dnaE gene encoding DNA polymerase III subunit alpha: MSFVQLQVISSYSLLQSTTSIEELVVKAKERGYQAIALTDHNVLYGMVDFYKMCKKHQIKPILGLTLDVGGTVNSEETYSIILLAKNAKGYESLMALSSEKMLLLENERLTFKQISQYSQNLIAVTPGENGEVETLLLQDEKKSAATVVKEWQTAFPEQQFYLGIQLHQKLMTIKDALNKLANETATLTVALQDIRYIDAVDDFSTTVLRAINKGETLSPQQPTEEGEYYLPESNQVEQLFKDNDLEQAAQRTNEIAEMIDADISLHQQLLPKFPLSKDTKTTEFLKEQCLKGLAVRVPQSDERYTKRLDYELAVIQKMGFEDYFLIVWDVMAYAHKVKIVTGAGRGSAAGSLVAYLLEITDVDPIEYNLLFERFLNEERYTMPDIDLDFPDNRREEILLYVKNKYGQNHVAQIATFGTLAAKMALKDVARVFGLSPSEANVWSKAIPKILGITLEKAYKESATLRKLVEENDKNSLLFKTAKRIEGLPRHISTHAAGIVISDNPLTQYVPLQKGGGEILLTQYPMGNVEEIGLLKMDFLGLKNLTIIDNTLKLVQRKTGKRLDLLTIPMQDQKTLQLFRQADMVGIFQFESSGIKNVLRRLEPSSIEDIAAVNALYRPGPMEQIDTFIKRKQGIVPIEYPHESLSEILAVTYGVMVYQEQVMQVAAKMGGYTLGQADILRRAIGKKQKAIIDKERHHFISGANQLGYTKEVAMQVYDYIERFANYGFNRSHAVAYSFIAYQMAYLKAHYPNAFFVALLNSALNSSAKMKEYIIEAKKRKIKVIPPNINTSFSGFTLTENNILFGFNSIKGLRRDMIVEVIQNRKNDGRYLDLIDFLKRLDKKWLKPEYIKPLIYAGAFDQFDYSRGALLASVDGIVQSIKMSGNNIDLFELLKPKYEFAPDLTLEEKLETEEQYLGTYLSGHPTEKYDQLRQWKQVEYTSELAVGNTSRIIGMIKNVHKIRTKKGESMAFVTISDTSGDCSLTLFPTKYRQFIDLLNNGGTLYVSGKVDSKREDIPQMIVSQMEDIKKVMDGYTTKKCFIRIQEVQNTNDTLEKMKKIMMKAKGNIPVVLYYVQTNKKIVLAEENWIHDTPELMEQLEELLGKENVVIKNS; encoded by the coding sequence ATGTCATTTGTACAATTGCAAGTTATTAGTTCATATAGTTTATTACAAAGTACAACTTCAATTGAAGAATTAGTGGTCAAAGCAAAAGAACGAGGTTATCAAGCGATTGCTTTAACCGACCACAATGTCTTATATGGAATGGTTGACTTTTATAAAATGTGCAAAAAACATCAGATCAAGCCCATTTTAGGGTTAACGTTAGATGTTGGGGGCACTGTAAATAGCGAAGAGACTTATTCAATTATTCTATTAGCTAAGAATGCTAAAGGATATGAAAGTTTGATGGCTCTTTCAAGTGAAAAAATGTTATTACTTGAAAATGAACGTCTTACATTTAAACAAATAAGTCAATACAGTCAAAATTTAATCGCAGTCACACCTGGGGAAAATGGAGAAGTAGAAACTCTTTTACTTCAAGATGAAAAAAAATCAGCAGCAACAGTAGTCAAAGAATGGCAAACGGCTTTTCCTGAGCAACAATTTTATCTTGGCATACAGCTGCATCAAAAACTAATGACCATCAAAGATGCATTAAATAAACTAGCAAATGAAACGGCCACTTTAACAGTTGCTTTGCAAGATATACGGTACATTGATGCAGTTGACGACTTTAGTACTACAGTATTAAGAGCGATTAATAAGGGCGAGACTCTCTCCCCTCAACAGCCTACTGAAGAAGGCGAGTATTATTTGCCTGAAAGCAATCAGGTAGAACAGTTATTTAAAGATAATGACTTGGAACAAGCTGCTCAACGAACCAACGAGATAGCTGAAATGATTGATGCGGACATATCCTTGCATCAACAATTATTGCCAAAATTTCCTTTATCTAAAGACACAAAGACAACGGAGTTTTTAAAAGAACAGTGCTTAAAAGGGTTAGCAGTGAGAGTACCTCAATCAGATGAACGATACACAAAGCGATTAGATTATGAGTTAGCCGTTATTCAAAAAATGGGGTTTGAAGATTACTTTTTAATTGTGTGGGATGTCATGGCGTATGCTCATAAAGTGAAAATTGTTACAGGTGCAGGTAGAGGTTCAGCAGCTGGATCTTTGGTGGCTTATTTACTAGAAATCACAGACGTTGATCCGATTGAGTACAACTTATTATTTGAACGATTTTTGAATGAAGAAAGGTATACAATGCCTGATATCGATTTGGATTTCCCTGATAATAGACGTGAAGAAATTTTGCTTTATGTAAAAAATAAGTATGGTCAAAATCATGTTGCTCAGATAGCTACTTTTGGAACGTTAGCAGCTAAGATGGCTCTAAAAGATGTAGCAAGAGTATTTGGGTTAAGTCCTTCAGAAGCAAATGTGTGGTCAAAGGCCATTCCCAAAATATTGGGCATCACTTTAGAAAAAGCCTATAAAGAATCAGCAACGCTCAGAAAACTAGTTGAAGAAAATGATAAAAATAGTTTGCTCTTTAAAACAGCCAAAAGAATTGAAGGATTGCCTCGTCATATATCGACACATGCAGCCGGAATTGTTATCAGCGATAACCCACTAACTCAGTATGTCCCTTTGCAAAAAGGTGGAGGAGAAATTCTGTTAACGCAATACCCGATGGGAAATGTAGAAGAAATTGGCTTGTTAAAAATGGATTTTTTAGGGTTGAAAAATTTAACAATCATTGACAACACGCTAAAACTTGTTCAAAGGAAAACTGGAAAACGCTTGGATCTTTTGACTATTCCAATGCAAGATCAAAAGACTCTGCAATTATTCCGTCAAGCAGATATGGTGGGAATTTTTCAATTTGAATCTTCTGGAATAAAAAACGTTCTTCGCAGATTAGAGCCTTCTTCAATCGAAGATATCGCGGCCGTAAATGCTTTGTATCGCCCGGGCCCGATGGAACAAATTGATACGTTTATCAAAAGGAAACAAGGTATCGTTCCCATAGAATACCCTCATGAAAGCTTATCAGAAATTTTAGCGGTCACTTATGGTGTAATGGTTTATCAAGAACAAGTCATGCAGGTAGCTGCCAAAATGGGTGGGTACACATTAGGTCAAGCAGATATTTTAAGACGAGCGATCGGGAAAAAACAAAAAGCCATTATTGATAAAGAGAGACACCATTTTATTTCTGGTGCGAACCAATTAGGCTACACTAAAGAAGTAGCCATGCAAGTTTATGATTATATCGAACGATTTGCGAATTATGGGTTTAACCGTTCCCATGCAGTAGCGTACTCATTCATTGCCTATCAGATGGCTTATCTAAAAGCACATTACCCCAATGCTTTTTTTGTGGCGCTATTAAATTCAGCTCTAAACAGTTCTGCTAAAATGAAAGAATACATTATTGAAGCGAAGAAAAGGAAAATAAAAGTTATTCCACCTAATATCAATACGAGTTTCAGTGGATTTACATTAACTGAAAATAATATTTTATTTGGCTTCAATTCAATCAAAGGTCTAAGAAGAGATATGATTGTCGAAGTGATCCAAAATCGGAAAAATGATGGGAGATACTTAGATTTGATTGATTTTCTCAAAAGATTGGATAAAAAATGGTTGAAGCCGGAATACATTAAACCTTTAATTTACGCTGGAGCCTTCGATCAATTTGATTACTCTAGAGGCGCTCTTTTAGCATCGGTTGATGGAATTGTTCAAAGTATAAAAATGAGCGGAAACAATATTGATTTGTTTGAATTATTAAAACCCAAATATGAATTCGCCCCAGATTTAACGCTTGAAGAAAAACTAGAAACAGAAGAACAATACTTAGGTACCTATTTGTCAGGTCATCCAACTGAAAAATATGATCAGCTGAGACAATGGAAACAAGTTGAGTATACGAGCGAGTTGGCTGTTGGAAATACAAGTAGAATAATCGGGATGATAAAAAATGTGCATAAAATCCGCACGAAAAAAGGCGAATCTATGGCTTTTGTAACGATCAGTGATACTTCTGGAGATTGTTCGCTCACACTTTTTCCAACAAAATATCGACAATTCATTGATTTGCTTAATAACGGAGGCACTTTATACGTTTCTGGAAAAGTCGATTCAAAGCGAGAAGATATTCCTCAAATGATTGTCAGTCAAATGGAAGATATTAAGAAAGTAATGGACGGTTATACTACTAAGAAATGTTTTATACGGATACAAGAGGTACAAAATACCAATGATACATTAGAAAAAATGAAGAAAATAATGATGAAAGCAAAAGGCAATATACCGGTCGTTCTTTACTATGTACAAACAAATAAAAAAATTGTTTTAGCAGAAGAAAATTGGATCCATGATACTCCCGAGTTGATGGAACAATTGGAAGAATTACTGGGGAAAGAAAATGTTGTGATTAAAAATAGTTAA